The genomic stretch TGGCTGACGTGGAGCGGGCGGGGCGCACCGTGGGCCGGCTGTACGCGTGGAGCACCGCGGGCGCGCTGCTGGGCTCGTTCCTCACCGGCTGGTGGCTCATCGCGAAGGTGGGCGTCTACCCGCTGGTGATGGGGGCCAGTCTGGGCCTGGTGGCGCTGGCGGCCTTCGTGGGGCAGGTGTGGCGGCGGCCCCGCTTCGTCGGCGCCACCGCGGGCACGCTCGCGCTGGCGGGGACGTTCGGCGCGCTGGGCCTGTTCGCGTCTCCGTGCACGGAGGAGACGGACTACTTCTGCATCAAGGTCAACCAGGTGGAGCATGACGGCCGGCGGCTGCTGGCCATGCAGCTGGACCACCTGACGCACACCATGGTGGACCTGGAGGACCCGTCGTACCTGGGCTACCCGCACGGGTACATCCACTCGGAGGTGGTGCGCCACGTGGCCGCGCGCACCGCGGAGCCCCGGGTGCTGGTGATTGGCGGCGGCGGCTACGTGGTGCCGCGCTGGGTGGAGACCTACGTCCCGCAGGTCCGGATGGAGGTGGTGGAGATAGACCCGGCCGTGACGCGCATCGCGCTGGAGCGCTTCGGCGTGAAGCCGGACACGCGCATCACCTCGTTCAGCCTGGACGGGCGGCAGTTCCTCCAGGAGATGGCGGAGCGCGGCGCGTACGACTTGATTGTCCAGGACGCGGTGAACGACTTGTCGGTGCCCTACCACCTGATGACGCGCGAGTACGACATGCTGGTGCGCTCGCTGCTCAAGCCGGACGGACTCTACCTGCTGACCGTCATCGACGAGATTCCCCGGGGCTCCTTCCTGCGCTCGGCCCTTCGGACGATGCAGGACGTCTTCCCCCACGTGGAGCTGCTCCACGATGCACGCAGTGGCTCCAAGGGGCAGGGCGTCTACATCGTCGCGGGCTCGGCACAGCCCATGGAGCTGGAGCGCCTGCCGGAGCTGCTTCGCGGCCTGGGCATCGAACAGCCGCGCACGGGCCGGGTGCCTCGCGCGGAGATTGACGCCTATCTGGCCGCGGGCCCCGCGTTGCTGCTCACGGATGACTTCGCTCCCGTGGACAACCTGCTCGCGGAGCTCTTCCTCCTCCGCGAGCAGGTGGCGCCGTAGCTCAGCGCTTCACGGCTTCGATGATGCACGTGCCGGCCTGGGTGGGGCGGATGCCCACCAGCTCCCAGGAGGTCCGGGCCAGCAGCGCCTGGAATTCGTTGGCCGTGCGCTCCCGTCCGTCCACCAGCACCATCATGTTGAGGTCCAGCAGGGGCACGGGGGAGGGTGTCTGGTTGTCGGGCATCACCAGCTCCAGCACGAAGAGCCGGGCTCCCGCGGGCGCCGCGGCATGGAGGTTCCGCAGGATGGCGGTGGCGGACTCCTCGTCCCAGTCGTGGAGGATGTGCTTGAGCAGGTAGGCCTCGGCGGAGGGGAGGCCCGGCTCGAAGAAGCTGCCGCCCACCAGCTCCACCCGT from Myxococcus xanthus encodes the following:
- a CDS encoding fused MFS/spermidine synthase, producing MALLPASRLDVLRAALLVLVTSCATLVLELAAARLLAPFIGASLHTWTSIIGVVLAGISLGSYAGGRLSERGASFRWLAGLTALGAVLALLPLGWVAVLGDGAALRPIPVLPRTFLLTFLGFFPVSFVLAMVTPLALRLLLPDLGRAGRIVGLLYALGTLGSLAGNFLTGFVLVAWFPVPTIVLTVSGALLLCALLALPKASVSAPPVEPVAPAPAGAVAAADAAPSSTGVDLRARPVLACFLVASASFCTLAIELAASRILAPTVGVSLLSWTGIIGVVLTGMALGNFVGGHLADRWPRQEVLAGSMLLAAASCLLIPPIHQWLVLKGHFDGLGLQARIVAYTAAVFLLPVTALGTLSPQVLRLALADVERAGRTVGRLYAWSTAGALLGSFLTGWWLIAKVGVYPLVMGASLGLVALAAFVGQVWRRPRFVGATAGTLALAGTFGALGLFASPCTEETDYFCIKVNQVEHDGRRLLAMQLDHLTHTMVDLEDPSYLGYPHGYIHSEVVRHVAARTAEPRVLVIGGGGYVVPRWVETYVPQVRMEVVEIDPAVTRIALERFGVKPDTRITSFSLDGRQFLQEMAERGAYDLIVQDAVNDLSVPYHLMTREYDMLVRSLLKPDGLYLLTVIDEIPRGSFLRSALRTMQDVFPHVELLHDARSGSKGQGVYIVAGSAQPMELERLPELLRGLGIEQPRTGRVPRAEIDAYLAAGPALLLTDDFAPVDNLLAELFLLREQVAP